From a region of the Cygnus atratus isolate AKBS03 ecotype Queensland, Australia chromosome 3, CAtr_DNAZoo_HiC_assembly, whole genome shotgun sequence genome:
- the INSM1 gene encoding insulinoma-associated protein 1, with the protein MPRGFLVKRSRRPTPVSYRVRACREAAPLPAGGGAPPPTCPAAPPLPAPAPRESPPPVPFGTPDAAVQALYSPTRPVSRDKYLERSFSLGSPVSAESFPAPAVPSTMDPLLFAPAELKLWAAAAGHAEPPAANNGPGAAPAAPGPAPPAPAGAPPAAAASGRPQPGKRPPGAAEPGRQKAPSGKKAKAIRKLTFEDEVTTSPVLGLRIKEGPVEAPAKARGGCARPLGEFICQLCKEEYGDPFALAQHRCSRIVRVEYRCPECDKVFSCPANLASHRRWHKPRPPAAAKGGPEPGRAPAEEPPKEAGGSGSERDTPSPGGGSEAGSEEGLFECPRCAKRFRRQAYLRKHLLGHPAPAPGAGAAPVPGPALEPAAEVPPAPPPAECRLCPVCGETFPSKSSQERHLRLLHAAQVFPCKYCPATFYSSPGLTRHINKCHPSENRQVILLQVPLRPAC; encoded by the coding sequence ATGCCCCGCGGCTTCCTGGTGAAGCGCAGCCGGCGGCCCACGCCCGTCTCGTACCGGGTGCGCGCCTGCCGCGAGGCCGCCCCACTCCCCGCCGGCGGTGGCGCCCCGCCGCCCACCTGCCCCGCTGCGCCGCCGCTGCCCGCTCCGGCTCCGCGGGAATCGCCGCCGCCGGTGCCCTTCGGGACGCCCGATGCCGCCGTGCAGGCGCTGTACAGCCCGACGCGGCCCGTCAGCAGGGACAAGTACCTGGAGCGCAGCTTCAGCCTGGGCTCGCCCGTCTCGGCGGAGTCCTTCCCCGCGCCGGCCGTGCCCAGCACCATGGACCCGCTGCTCTTCGCCCCCGCCGAGCTCAAGCTCtgggccgccgccgccggccaCGCCGAGCCGCCCGCCGCTAACAACGGCCCCggcgcagcccccgccgcccccggccccgcgccgcccgccccggccggggccccccccgctgccgccgcctccggccgcccccagcccggcaAGCGGCCGCCGGGAGCGGCGGAGCCCGGCAGGCAGAAGGCGCCGTCGGGCAAGAAGGCGAAGGCGATCCGCAAGCTGACCTTCGAGGACGAGGTGACCACGTCGCCCGTGCTGGGGCTGCGCATCAAGGAGGGCCCGGTGGAGGCGCCGGCCAAGGCGCGTGGTGGCTGCGCCCGGCCGCTGGGCGAGTTcatctgccagctctgcaaGGAGGAGTACGGGGACCCCTTCGCGCTCGCGCAGCACCGCTGCTCGCGCATCGTCCGCGTGGAGTACCGCTGCCCCGAGTGCGACAAGGTCTTCTCCTGCCCCGCAAACCTCGCCTCCCACCGCCGCTGGCACAAGccgcgcccgcccgccgccgccaaGGGCGGccccgagccgggccgggcacCGGCGGAGGAGCCGCCGAAGGAggcgggcggcagcggcagcgAGCGGGACACGCCAAGCCCCGGTGGCGGCTCGGAGGCGGGCTCCGAGGAGGGGCTCTTCGAGTGCCCGCGCTGCGCCAAGCGGTTCCGCCGGCAGGCCTACCTGCGCAAGCACCTGCTGGGCCACCCGGCACCGGCCCCGGGAGCGGGAGCGGCCCCGGTCCCCGGTCCGGCCCTCGAGCCCGCCGCCGAGGTgccgcccgcgccgccgcccgccgagTGCCGCCTGTGCCCCGTGTGCGGGGAGACCTTCCCCAGCAAGAGCAGCCAGGAGCGACACCTGCGCCTCCTGCACGCCGCCCAGGTCTTCCCCTGCAAGTACTGCCCGGCCACCTTCTACAGTTCGCCCGGCCTCACCCGGCACATCAACAAGTGCCACCCGTCGGAGAACAGGCAGGTCATCCTGCTCCAGGTGCCGCTGCGCCCCGCCTGCTAG